CAAATGGGATAACAGCGAAGAGATCCAAGTTTAGCTTCCCTTCTATACCAGCTAGATAAAATGGTtgcttagggcctgtttggcacgttgccaaaatCTTGGTCCGATTTTTGTTCCTGGAccggtttgggacgagaatcgcgtttgataaaatttttgttcatcgcgaacaaatttgttccgggaacgattttggacaagatttgagaataaaaaaaaaatttgattctacgtccaagaatcagaaaaagaatcaaaacggtaaaacccttgttcttctctttcatcatctcggttgccatccgccatcgcccgccgccgtccgccaccgcccccgccgccgcccgggtcgccggtcgccggtccgccgTCGGTCGCCCAGGCCCGGCGAGTCGCGGAGGCTCGCCGTGCCGGGCGAGGTCCAAaactcgccggaggcaagcctcgccggtggccgggcgagcctcgcccggccgggcgggcgaggctcggccttgccgatcgggcgaggtcgagcctcgcccgtgCCGATGAGGCTCACTGCCACCCGGCGGCCGCCTCGTCGGCTGCCCGGCGAGCTCGGcgacgaaggccgacctcgccagaggccggcgacgctccggtgagcgtcgccggccaaatgaagaagaagaagaagaataggaaaaaagggaaaaaaaaaaagaaaggaaaaagtaaaaagtaaagaaattatttaaaatttatttaaaaatcaaaagaaattaatttggaattaatcaattaatatgAGTACAAACGCAATTATtccaataaaaattttgaacaggTTATCAAACGCGCTTTTTTCTCGGAATCGGTTAaggatgaataaaaaataatcattttcgaATCAGCCTCCCCTGAACGTAATCGTTGCTAAACGCGCCCTTAGTGTTAAATGTATAATTGCttagagagggagggagggatagATTTATAATGGCAGCGAAGCTTAGGCGAAGAATTTTCGTGGCAAAGCTTCACTGTTCTTGAACTTGCGCTCGTTGTTCGGAACATGTTGGCTCTGTCTTCTCTGTTGGCTTTTTCTGTGCTGGCGACATGCTTTAGAGTCATAATTTTTGCGGTGAAGAGAAGCCCCGCTTTTGAACTTCAGCACTTAAACTTTTgatcaagctctctctctctctctctctctctctctctctctctctctctctctctctcaagccctgaatgttcatcttcttctttacaAATCTTCAATCAATGGCTGCGAGCACGAGCGATAGCGTGAAGCTCATTGAGGATAAGCTTCCAACTAAATGCCAAGCCGAGGTCGAGGAATTCAAGTGGATATGTGTTCCGCACTCTGACGGAAACCGACAACGACATCGATGGGGGCTTGTTTTCAATCCAGACTCTGTAAGAGTAAAATCTCGGGACCGCAAAAGATTTCTCCTTCAATGTTGCCCACACCACAAGAAGGAATGAAAAGGAACGTGAAGGCTGATGAGGGGAAAATCAACGGACGAGACCTAAAGGAGAACCCAACCATGTCGAGTCTGAAAGTCCCAGGCCCAAGGAGCGAAGGAGAACTTTACATTCAAGGAATCTCTACCTTTCTCTTCTCGCTCCCGCCTTTGATGCGAGCCTTGGAGTTGGTCCAATCTCTTCAGGCCTTAGCAGGAGCAGGCTCGAACGGATAACGCGAAAAGTCACGATGAACAATATCACCAGAAAGCAAGACGTGAAATGGCTACACGGAGGAGAATGAAGATGAGGCTGTACAAGAAAAGCCTTATCTGGAAATGGACTTCTAGAGCAAAAACTTGGAAAAGGCCTTGATTTCAGAAGTCAGCAGTTGGTTCTCAAATGGGATTAAAAATGACGAGAGCCACGTTCAGCTTCCTCTCCAGACCAGCTAGATACAATGGTGGCTTTTAGTGTTAATGTAAAATTTTGTCTCCGAATCAAGTGATTATGCAACAGACactgacagagagagagagggagagagttatTCGAATACTTCCAGGAGACATGACTGATCAACGAGACataaaaaacataaagaaaacatagagatagagagagagagagagagagagagagagagagttaattTAAGAGTTCAAGGAGACGTGACCGACCAACAAAACATAAAGAAACGAATATTCCTGGGATATGATCCCAAGTAACCATCACGAGCACATGAAACCTGCCGTGTTCAGGAATCTGAACTACTTCCATTTGAAAACAAGAAACTCTCTGCTTAAAATATAGGTTACCTATCAGTCAGGCAGTACTAACCAACCCAAATATGCGTACAGGGATCACCTTTCAGAAAGGCACATGGAACAGCTTGTCCGTTTTCTACCTTTTCGTGCCGACCCAtttagcagagagagagagatagagagctAAGCAATAGAAACATGGTACACGACAAAAAATGACATGCCTTGCACTGATTAAATGCCCCATGATAGTGCGTGGAGGTGTAACTGGAAAAGAAATCCGACCATATGGAAAATGCTTCAATCTCATATACAAGGTGTCAGTTGATTTCATTGTTCTTTGCGATTGTGGTCAATTTGACATTTAGAAAGAGGTCACATGCAAGTACCAGAGAACATTCAGATGGATATGATCTGTTATGAACTCCTACCATTGAACTTGGTCAACACACCCTTAAAAGCTAAACTAAAGAGTTCCTACAGTTCCTCGTTTTGAAGACAATTTGTTCAAGAGGTAAAACAAGATGTCTGCGTACGAGAGACCTTGCTCGGCACCAGAGTCAGTCCTAGAATCTGGCCAATCTACCGACAGCGCCTTCATTACTCTTCAGTAGTTTCTGAATTTTCAGCTGCATAACCAACAAGGAACCACAAGTTCAGTAAATCCAGCAATAAAGAAGCACTGGAAGACGCAGCAAGGCCACTTCTAGAAAACATAAGCAAGTGCTATAAGCAAGTGCTGCAGAAAAAGGATGATCGTGAGTCGTTTCATTAGGTGCAGGAGGAATAGATGCAAAGCCATCAGGTCGTTCTTGTTCCACTAAAGCTAGCTCCATTGGGCAGAACCAAACTCTTGGATAGCTACTTTTGAATTAAAAAGTTTAGCATGCCCTGTGGCAATGTGGGTCTACTATTACATATAATCAGGATCATCCAGTCATAGATTGTTCATTACTCTCAAACATTGGAAAGCGAGTTCAGCAAGTGAAATTGTGACAAGCAAATTACCGGAGCTTTCATCAGGGTCAGGTTCTGCATTTTGATGATTCTCCATGCACTTCAGTAGAAACTTGAAGGTCTTGATTTCGCATGGGATTGTGAGCCCGCTGCTGTGATCAAACCCGAATTCCTCCCAGACTTTTTCCAGCAACACCTGGAACAGCGGATGACTAAGATAGCTAGTAGGAATGATGAATCTCCGAAGCTCCTGTCCGACGTAAACTGCCAAATACCCTTTCGGAACATCTGCTGGTGGTTCGGGGCTAGGGCAGCTCTCTTCATCCGAGTCACAACACTGCAAATTCGCTATCCTCTTATTAACCAAAGGCGAAATGTTCTCGTGGCCTTCTTCAGGATCGGGGTTGTCTGCCTTTGAGCTCAGCGTGAGAGACTGCCACTTTTGGAGGAGTTCCTTAAGTCTGACAATCTGCCTGATTCCAGTCAACTTGCCGCCACCATTATCATCCATTATAGAACCTCTAAAGcagcagcaaaagaaaaatctcgGAATGAATGCAGAGTGTCCACCTCCAGATCAGTAATCTCATAGCATCTTCTCTCACTGCACAATCATTTAAAACATAAGTgaaaatttagttttctgaaaGGAAATCATTCATAATCTTCCATCACGATCAATGCCATCTTCTTATAtttatagacacacacacacactaatGCTGATGCGCATGGTACATGTATGCGTGATTACGAATGAGTTACATATGAAGAAAAGATtatattttcaaagaaatagAGCGATTATTTGATGGAATGAATGTGCAGTGGATGATCATTATAAGTATTCCAGTGTTTGATCAACACTATTTTCTGCATGTAAGATTGCGCAATGGTAGACCAAAATAGGGTCTCCAAAAATTGACATAATACCTAAGTTTTAGCTTGACCAAATTCCACTAATGCTATTTCATATTTGGTCCACAACATTAGCAGGATATTTCATTAACCAAAGATTTACGTACTTAAGGTGGGGTTCTTCGTAAGAGAAAAGCATCTTaagcaaagaaaagagacaaaCATGTATTTCTATccattaaatttttgtttttcaatatcTGACCAACCCATGATCTTGTTCGCATTTGATAATGTGAGATATTGAACTTATGCCATAAAACTGATCTACACTATTATTTCACGATCGGACTTATTAGATATGTGTTCCAAATTGAATAAAGATCTAGTTATTTAAGTTTACAAGATCAAGCCAATCatgttttaggaatttataaaaattcacaTTGGATCAAAGTAAAAATTTAAACTGACCCCGTGATTCGTTTTATTCGTCGCATTACTAATGAGCGATATCAATACAACATTTCAATCTTGCAACTTAGCCCTAACCCGGTGGGGAGCACAAAAGATTTGTTCGAACCTTGGCCATCGACGAAGCCGACGCGACCAAGAACGAGAGGACAGCCGCTTTTCGTGGCAATTCTTCATTTAAGGACTGCCGGCCACTGATCGTCCGCCACGTCAGCTTTGTGTTGTTCTGGGAACAGCAGCTGCTCCAAAACAAAAAGCAGCCCACGTCAGCTCGGCTCGTGGAGACCGAGACCGGCCCACGTAGCACGGATCACGAGACCGGATCCTTTCGGCTTATGGCGCCCCCCCgcgccccctctctctcgctaGGCCCATGTCACTCTGCGGAAATTAGTCATTGTATCATCCGaagttttggattttcttgCCAATAAATCAGACATGCCCCCTCGTGGGAGAGCAGTGTCATGTACTATGTTCCCTCAGGTGATGATGATCTAATCTTCATGAATCctaaatttcataatttgtaAATTAATCAATCATGTGATAGTTGTTAATATAAGGCAACAGAGAATTTTCGGCTCATTGCTATGTGTATTTATGCAAAGTTGCAATCGCTAGAATCTCAATGATTTTAAGAAGTGATTGAAATAATAGTCGATGGCCAATTCAACTACCAAATTTGCCTTGAAATGTCAAGCACTTTGGGGGAAGACAAATGGCTGaaaacatcaagaaatttgCATGAGAGTTTATTGAATCATGACGGGGGCTTGCATTCTTGATGCTGTGCTTCCTTGATACCGAAATTAAAATATAGACTCCTTAATGGAGATGTTTGAAGTCcgtagaaaaagtaaaaaacttGGAAAGTATGGTTGGAAAGCGTTTTCAAAACAAAGACGAACATTATTGCTGGGAAACTTATCTAATCTAATTCAATTCAAGTTCAAACTTTAGATCAAATCTAATCTAAATCGATATATTATAAATGATCTTCCTATCTATAGAATCTGATGTCTTATTTGCTTGTAAATGATGTTTGTGTGTCATTTGTCTTGTGTATTGTCTGTGCCTTTAGTCCTTGTTTTCTTATGAACCATTTCTTTTCTATGATTTGCAACTGTTTTGACTCCTTAATCTCGGTTATCCCTTGATCAATGGTTTTTCCATAGTCAATCTTTAACTTCCGTACATACTTCAAGTCAATCGCTTAAGTAGGTAAAAATACTAAGGACATCATGAAGACAATGTAGAGTCAAATCTCTCTTTAATGGCAGTCCAAGCTTAGGCGAAGAATTTTCATGCCGTAGCTTCACCTACGCTCAGTGTTTGGAACATGTCAACCGTGTCTTCCCGTCGACTCTCTCATGCCGGCGCTTCATCTCGCAAGGAAGAGAAGCCCCAAGCGTCTAAATTACACAAGTCCTCGCTTCACCCAAGCCATATATTTCTCTAATCTTTTCATAATCTCGATAAGGCGAAATTGAAGGAGTTGGTCTTTTTGAATCATTGGAGGAAGCTCATCGAGTAAGAAATGAAGGTTTTAGCTTAGGCTGATTTAACCGATTATGCTTCAGCAATCTTATGGAAATCTGAGTTAGGATTCTCTTTTCTCTTATGCTGttgatttattgtttttttttttttccaatttaagaTGGTATGGTGTGTCTCcgctctttttttccttctaagtTAATTGAGAAAGAGGTTTAATTTAGATTGCAGGCTATTGAAGAAATGTATGATAGGAGGGTTGGTTTCCTATGTTGAAGTTCTTCTTTAGGACAAGATcattgaaaattaattattgttGTTAATCTTCTGAAAAGATCTTTTGGATGGTTCCCAACGAACCTTGTAATGATAATTGAAGAACAATATATCTGTCATACATCGTGTTAGAATGTTCATATTATGCTaaagaaagagcaagaagaatTAGATGAATCTCTAGACTATGGACaagattgaaaataaaatgaatgtgaGTGTGAATGAAATCATATTGAAAGCCATAAAAAGCTAGAAGCATAAATACAGAAAAGTAAAGTGGAGCTCCCAGGGGAGTTCACCGCAAGTCGGACATGCGGTGCTTCTAAGGAGCAACACAAGTTCCCcatttaatttcataatttttattaaatggaGTTTCTCCTATACactaattatgaaaataaaatattaaagtaaaatccGACATTTTGAAAGAATGTTATCCGACATTTTTGAAAGAAGGTTCTTCCTATGACCTATATAAAGTGAtgctttttaattttgatcatGACAATATATATGGACTGTTTCACTTATAAATTTGGacctttcattttatcttacttcatttattattttgtagATGATATTAAGTCCACagtcatattaatttttttagtttgttgAGTAAAATATGTTAAACCAATAAAATTACATACTACTTAATTTTCTTGCGAGCTTTGACATATATttctgagagtgctagtatgaacaaaataaaggagttagggaagagaataagaacacagaaattatagtggttcggcttaatccaagcctacgtccactctcccacgataacagccttcttggctggattccactatgcaatcaatcaAGAGATTACAattccgagtgcaaacacttagtagatcacactatctcactaagtcactctcttggtatttctctcacgattacaaacgtttaagctctcaagagacaagtatatgatctaaagtcgcttagactttggaattataaattctacgctccgtctcttacttgctcatcggtccatgatctccttaaatactcctccacttccaaactaccgttggacagcatcccggagaatcgtcttccaatatacccattggacagctcgtatcttagaagatttggtagccgttgagtgacaaaggtaaaatcccaaattgattccgatcgcccatacaaacgaaatcttggtttccataagtaaagcttcttcgtatagaaagatcttgtcttcaatcaaatcaatcttgatgtggaatccaaaccggatcactagccgttgtatgattgggcttgagttacgattcatcgaatctggatgtaaagtccgagtcttgagactttacgatatgagtcttgagactttacaatctgggtcttgagactttacaatctgagtcagACTTTACAATCCGAGTCTCAGTACCCGGTTCggcttcaaagatagagtctcgtcttcgactttgagtcttgagtcgacggtcttggactttgagtctcgagtccgggcagtcttcagactttgataatatcctctacatgttctattatctgcatggtctattactcaaccatcaaacatgttagtagcctttgatttattttgtcatcttcaaaacatcataagggatttccctaacaatctcccctttttgatgatgacaaaacaatctctgaatatgcagatttaaaaatttaaatcaaaggatatcgaaagatagcaaatagattgagcataataatatatagaaaataatctcagctcaatattatgccatagataatataatattaaccaatcagcacatatgcatattcacatcttctcccctttttgtcataatcaaaaagcgataatgatggattcacgtagagaatgataacaaatatcttgcatgaatcacaattttcaaaatcagcttttatcgaatattaaagatatgcaatatagctcacttcgattatatcagcaaatatccaataaaaatcacggatgcatcataaaattcacgtaccatttttgtcataaaatgttaatatcaatatgagattttgttaatgacaaaaggtaataagagatgcactaaccggattttgtagaataaattctgacacaattaccttttaagatcacgatcaatcaaaaagatttttccataattgatcaaagctccccctcaatttgttgccttttgaggtgatcacgattcttttccttttcttttggattcgatttctccccttgatttcctcattagaTTCTCGAGTGCCGGTTCAATCGACTCGATTCCAGTCTCTGTCAGTTAGACTCGGATtaaatgtgccatcaagcatagatttctttgctcatcatcttctttcatgattcttttttgttcttttctggccattctgcttgtattttcttccatcgaaatatggtggccttgtgttgctttgcccttccataagacctggtgccaacatactagccataaagaatctttagctcaaaagtaaaaacacttttataaaccgagcacttggctcgataccaattgagagtgctagtatgaacaaaataaaggagttagggaagagaataagaacacagaaattatagtggttcggcttaatccaagcctacgtccactctcccacgataacagccttcttgggtggattccactatgcaatcaatcaAGAGATTACAattccgagtgcaaacacttagtagatcacactatctcactaagtcactctcttggtatttctctcacgattacaaacgtttaagctctcaagagacaagtatatgatctaaagtcgcttagactttggaattataaattctacgctccgtctcttacttgctcatcggtccatgatctccttaaatactcctccacttccaaactaccgttggacagcatcccggagaatcgtcttccaatatacccattggacaactTTCTTAgaaagatttggtagccgttgagtgacaaaggtaaaatcccaaattgattccgatcgcccatacaaacgaaatcttggtttccataagtaaagcttcttcgtatagaaagatcttgtcttcaatcaaatcaatcttgatgtggaatccaaaccagatcactagccgttgtatgattgggcttgagttacgattcatcgaatgctggatgtaaagtcgagtcttgagactttacgatatgagtcttgagactttacaatctgggtcttgagactttacaatcgagtctgcgtagactttacaatccgagTCCTGTACCCGGTTCAGCTTGAAGATAGAGTCTGTCttgagactttgagtcttgagtcgacggtcttcggactttgagtctcgagtctgcGCCTtcggactttgataatatcctctacatgttctattatctgcatggtctattactcaaccatcaaacatgttagtagcctttgatttattttgtcatcttcaaaacatcataagggatttccctaacaatttcAACACTCCTAGATATGCATCCAAGCTTTTTTAattgtataataaatttatatgaGCTTATTGTcgttgatatatttgataaattgttTACATAGCAAAAATCTGTAAAAGACAAAAActatcaaaatgaaaagaaagggcaaagaaaatcaaatgaaagtgaagaaaaagagagagcgaAAGGGAGTtgtcgaaagaaaaaagaggggaGGGGATAGTTCTCGGAGGACTTTTATACAAGAACTTTACTTTCATTATAGCAAAGATAATcctaaaggaaaagaaaaacctgACTGACTGAGAATCCCTAATCTGTGCACAAGAATGATGAAAAGAGCGTGAATGAGAATGCAAACTCGAATGAAATCGAATGGAAAACATCAAAGAATAGAGCAAATCACTAGAAGATGTGAACGATGATGAGGGAAAATCTGGGCAACAGGCCCAAAGGAGAACCCAACCCATTTCTAGGAAAGCAGGCTCTTTCGAGTCCGAGAATCCCCCCCTCTCTTCTCGTCCCCTGCCTTTGTAACAAGGCTTGTTGTTGGTCCAATCTTTACAGGCCTTAGCAGGAGCGGGCTCGCCAGGTGCGCATGCGAACTCCAGCCAGAGTAAAATCAAATCGAAAGTTGCGAAAGACAGATTGCTAGAAAGCTGAGGGATGATCGCTCATTGATTTGAGGATAGCAAATCTGCAGTGTTGTGACCCGGATGAAGAGAGCTGCCCTTCCCCTGAACCATCAAAATGCAGAGTAAAAGTAACGTTACCGAAGAAATCGAACCGTGTTCCTGCTGATCAGGAAACGAGACACAACCAAATCCTCTGGAAAGCCCGGTTCTTTGATCCCACGTGACCCTTGCATCGCTCTGCAAAAAGTCAAGTAACTTCAACATGCATACAATACAACGTTCTTTCAATCATATATCACGTTAGGGGATATCTTCTTATTCCAAATCACCAAAAAATTGCAACATATAAGACCATACCAAGGAGCAAAGCAGGGAGCCTTTGAACAACTTGCACAGTCAAAAAGTAAACGATGATGCATCCATAATCTTAGTAATAATGACTCAAATGGTCTATGAACTTTAGCCAACTATATAATATAGTTATTgaaccttttaatttatttaatgtgatttataaacttttggtacatatttaaATTAGTCTATAAATTATACGTTGTCCTTCAACTAATTCACATTCATTGACAAtagtaaatattttcacataatatatattaaaaatttaaatattatatttgataaattaaaagtttaggaactacattatatattaagttaaattttagaaattatattgagtaaattaaaaattcagaaattatatAAAGactaattttgttattttccgaTCACCGTATAAATATATTAAAGTGCCCTCCATTGAAACAGGAACCTTATCATGCGCACACCAGAAACATTCTCTGCGTCTACGGGGACCTATGCTATGGGCATACCTAAAACAGAACGTGTCCGCTCTCTGACCCCTAGCGTATGCACAGTCGACTTTGATTGGCTGTCCAAACCTGCAAACgaatcatcaacatacaaagGTCTAAAGAGAGGAAATAGACTAGGGcttatttcattttggtctttaaaaacctcaaattgagaGCCACAATGGCAAGGGCGGCAGATCTTcaatcaaattagggtaaaAACCATATGATGACCTCAAA
This genomic stretch from Eucalyptus grandis isolate ANBG69807.140 chromosome 3, ASM1654582v1, whole genome shotgun sequence harbors:
- the LOC104437967 gene encoding auxin-responsive protein SAUR50, whose protein sequence is MDDNGGGKLTGIRQIVRLKELLQKWQSLTLSSKADNPDPEEGHENISPLVNKRIANLQCCDSDEESCPSPEPPADVPKGYLAVYVGQELRRFIIPTSYLSHPLFQVLLEKVWEEFGFDHSSGLTIPCEIKTFKFLLKCMENHQNAEPDPDESSAENSETTEE